A single window of Diachasmimorpha longicaudata isolate KC_UGA_2023 chromosome 12, iyDiaLong2, whole genome shotgun sequence DNA harbors:
- the LOC135167853 gene encoding uncharacterized protein LOC135167853 codes for MKMSCSEESFRLNDAVSVCSMRSKAMIDALFEDTRSICSSTYSGWYASARGCSINHEDTSTEGIKRANCAVQARIEAMFASVEAETGKAGECAAAILPVKYLGAAPVGGRVASIRGLQEPLRQLLERLDTAISAELEISRRGLTFRTSETFEKTNPFRRIAVWSALKLRSRSKAPQTPCDIHHAFLPLVSDDPSPQSDEKYSDLYRSMRGLESNVEKYPPVFAVIMRRPGAVRVLECHAFACKTEEDAIAVAATLYRALLADLDSNRRRPRQSNGLGCASLASVASSYLDPTSVFSKIDYTKTIASRPLPSHPIRPPRTKKTSTSGSTTDGSSSVIKNKIPRRKKLSEIKPEDVLEARKRRTLSEDSRSVLQELKDDKSVASATGTNRSSKGRTSRSRNEDINNMRNKLYSGDAAVMKSNDENVIYVGKMNSYERSPRKPKTFVSERNYSFVEKNGSIVGEVVVTTEAQLYDKNQGKSFEVGKCSSIYSGGFGPQGEDDQSKSCENSIYERPIERKLSSREKLYEEHFRDADKIFSVEQEEMTSPRNKHQRRAQAPQDNVNGNKSCGKYDRGNDRVGEERAGAGGGDENQRRNDRNSRIDGLSRGSGEDRRKGGCGHGRERKKRNRAGSEPPLSRTEDAGKKLEVKLKRSQSDLEERGDLMTRVELPRRGSFLKPGAPRLPNNVNGGTPLGFTELFDEFRNQEGLTSVDDILATIIDPEGMSFNELKPLYKEFLLKLASTLTQDELYQRSANIMKRRRRPSRRRSMRKPCLLGRAIKRSVSKIKTGPTEFTSVIFPARKFNENFDSSSSCDARNSRRVLASRLSRRRSSWKRTKGLTTSEDSDTGRRMGRNTGAGANRSSSGYVSCSECSYDSESCTCISADKCYCSLPRRSPPQSSSNNAIVCGCDTDSCSESNKCYCPRRTIQPSIMEQLRQRGIVPSEGTLSRGGSPERYRVSRSSKGQTSSRSLEYTNIRPSPGRSSSDNLALDYELFSPGKKSQCSAGSEKVLVVSARDPQGRLVYVGGAERKKKSSSSGAHRTGAHHEALSIKKSAEIAAVFGDSTVRGCRRTDSFSSMRSSISLEAGLGYLP; via the exons atgaaaatgtcTTGCTCCGAGGAGAGCTTCCGTTTGAATGATGCGGTATCAGTCTGTTCAATGAGGAGTAAAGCGATGATCGATGCCCTCTTCGAGGACACCCGATCCATTTGCAGTTCTACGTATTCAGGGTGGTATGCGAGTGCTCGGGGGTGCTCGATCAACCATGAGGACACAAGTACCGAGGGCATCAAAAGAGCCAACTGTGCTGTCCAGGCCAGGATCGAGGCGATGTTTGCGTCAGTTGAAGCCGAGACTGGAAAAGCTGGTGAATGTGCTGCGGCGATACTTccg GTCAAGTATTTGGGAGCAGCACCAGTGGGCGGTCGAGTCGCCAGTATCCGGGGTCTCCAGGAGCCCCTGCGTCAGCTGCTAGAGCGCCTCGACACTGCCATATCGGCGGAGCTCGAGATCTCCCGCCGAGGCCTGACCTTCCGCACCTCGGAGACGTTCGAGAAAACCAATCCCTTCCGTCGGATCGCGGTCTGGAGTGCCCTGAAGCTGCGCTCCCGCTCAAAAGCTCCCCAGACCCCCTGCGATATTCATCACGCCTTCCTCCCCCTGGTCTCCGACGATCCCTCTCCGCAGTCCGACGAAAAGTACTCCGACCTCTACCGGAGTATGCGAGGTCTCGAATCCAACGTCGAGAAGTATCCCCCCGTCTTCGCTGTCATCATGAGGCGTCCAGGTGCAGTTCGTGTCCTCGAGTGTCACGCGTTCGCGTGTAAAACTGAGGAGGACGCCATCGCGGTAGCCGCCACACTCTACCGCGCCCTTCTGGCTGATCTGGACTCAAATCGCCGTCGACCCAGACAGTCGAACGGTCTGGGCTGCGCTAGTCTGGCTTCAGTGGCCTCAAGCTACCTGGACCCCACCTCAGTCTTCAGTAAGATTGACTACACGAAGACGATCGCATCACGACCGCTGCCCTCCCACCCGATTCGTCCCCCCAGAACCAAAAAAACATCGACGTCCGGATCGACAACCGACGGAAGTTCGTCCGTCATCAAAAATAAGATTCCCCGGCGGAAGAAACTGTCCGAAATCAAACCTGAAGACGTTCTCGAGGCTCGAAAGCGCCGGACTTTGTCCGAAGACTCGAGAAGTGTCTTGCAGGAACTGAAAGACGACAAATCAGTTGCTTCCGCGACAGGAACGAACAGAAGCTCGAAGGGACGAACTTCCAGGAGCCGAAACGAGGATATCAACAACATGCGGAATAAATTGTACTCCGGCGATGCTGCGGTGATGAAGAGCAATGATGAGAACGTCATCTACGTGGGAAAGATGAACAGCTACGAGAGGAGCCCGAGGAAACCGAAGACTTTCGTGTCAGAACGGAATTATTCGTTTGTGGAGAAGAATGGGAGCATCGTCGGGGAGGTGGTGGTCACCACAGAGGCTCAGCTGTATGATAAGAATCAGGGGAAGTCCTTTGAAGTTGGAAAGTGTTCGTCCATTTATTCAGGTGGATTTGGACCGCAGGGAGAGGATGATCAGTCCAAGAGCTGTGAGAACTCGATTTATGAGCGGCCGATTGAGAGGAAGCTCAGCAGCCGGGAGAAGTTGTATGAGGAGCACTTCAGGGACGCCGATAAGATATTCAGTGTCGAGCAGGAGGAGATGACATCGCCGAGGAATAAGCATCAAAGGAGGGCCCAGGCACCGCAGGACAACGTTAATGGGAACAAAAGTTGTGGGAAATATGACCGCGGAAACGACCGCGTCGGGGAGGAAAGGGCGGGCGCGGGGGGTGGGGACGAGAACCAGAGGCGGAACGACAGGAACTCGAGGATTGATGGACTCTCGAGGGGATCCGGGGAGGATAGGAGGAAGGGCGGTTGCGGTCATGGGAGGGAACGGAAGAAGAGGAATCGGGCGGGGAGCGAGCCGCCTTTGAGCAGAACTGAGGACGCGGGGAAGAAATTGGAGGTGAAGCTGAAGAGGTCCCAGAGCGATCTGGAGGAGAGGGGGGACCTGATGACGAGGGTGGAGTTACCCAGGAGGGGGAGCTTCCTGAAACCGGGGGCGCCGAGGTTGCCGAATAATGTCAATGGGGGAACGCCACTTGGGTTCACGGAGTTGTTTGATGAGTTCAGGAATCAGGAGGGACTGACTAGTGTTGATGATATTTTGGCTACGATTATTG ATCCTGAAGGAATGTCCTTCAACGAACTGAAGCCCCTCTACAAGGAATTTCTCTTGAAGCTAGCGTCAACATTAACTCAAGACGAACTTTACCAACGGTCAGCCAACATAATGAAGCGCCGGAGAAGACCCTCCCGACGACGATCGATGAGGAAACCGTGCCTCCTGGGTCGGGCGATCAAACGATCAGTATCAAAAATCAAGACCGGACCAACCGAGTTCACGTCTGTTATTTTCCCAGCGAGAAAGTTCAACGAGAATTTTGACAGCAGCTCCTCCTGCGATGCCAGGAACAGCAGGAGAGTATTGGCCAGTAGACTGAGCAGGAGGAGGTCCTCCTGGAAGAGGACGAAGGGTTTGACTACCTCCGAGGACAGTGACACAG GTCGCAGAATGGGTCGTAATACCGGAGCAGGAGCTAATAGAAGTAGCAGCGGTTACGTAAGCTGCAGTGAATGCAGCTATGACTCTGAATCATGCACCTGCATATCAGCGGACAAATGCTACTGTTCATTACCCCGAAGATCACCACCACAGAGTTCAAGCAACAATGCAATTGTCTGCGGTTGCGACACTGACAGCTGCTCCGAGAGCAACAAGTGTTACTGCCCTCGACGTACCATTCAACCCAGTATTATGGAGCAATTGAGACAACGTGGGATTGTTCCATCAGAGGGTACATTGTCGAGAGGTGGAAGTCCCGAGAGATACAGAGTATCAAGATCCTCCAAGGGTCAAACATCGTCGAGGAGCCTCGAGTACACAAAC ATAAGACCATCGCCAGGCAGAAGCAGTTCGGACAATTTAGCCCTAGATTATGAGCTCTTCAGTCctggaaaaaaatcccagtgTTCAGCTGGCAGTGAGAAAGTCCTTGTGGTGAGCGCTCGTGATCCTCAGGGACGATTGGTCTACGTGGGTGGAgcagagaggaagaaaaaatcatCGTCCAGTGGAGCTCACAGGACTGGAGCTCATCATGAAgctttatcaataaaaaaaagtgctGAAATTGCTGCTGTCTTTGGTGACTCGACTGTCAGGGGCTGCAGAAGGACCGATAGTTTCTCCAGCATGAGAAGCTCCATCAGTCTAGAAGCTGGACTTGGATATTTACCTTAA
- the LOC135167856 gene encoding protein HGH1 homolog, whose translation MEALEEIVQFLGVDTRLDLQAIAVQHVLSLTGTSEGRDLILSCPDVPRQLILLIQLDKSRITISKDAALALVNISGDESGAKALLLISEASKMGPNESPTDDLIHVCISFILDRESSLADPCCMILSNITRPASHVDRIVAQMEKGNYSWNKIVHAFAFAKSYNKKGASLHYLGPVLSNLSQSETVRRRLMDQDNPIIQKLLPFTEYQESIVRRGGVVGTIKNCCFDDKHHLWLLSEDIDLLPHLLLPLAGPEEFDDEDNEKLPLDLQFLAETKTRERDPDIRIMILEALCQLCATREAREVIRGKNAYVILREYHKWEKDKAALLACENVIDILIRTEDEIGLENLKLVDVPEDYTEKFKKMDEDFLKDD comes from the exons CTTTGACGGGAACATCCGAAGGAAGAGATTTGATTCTCAGCTGTCCCGATGTCCCTCGCCAGCTGATACTCCTCATTCAACTCGATAAATCACGAATaacaatttccaaagatgcTGCACTGGCTCTAGTGAATATCTCGGGTGACGAGAGTGGAGCAAAGGCCCTCCTGCTCATATCTGAGGCCTCGAAAATGGGGCCCAATGAAAGTCCAACCGATGACCTCATTCACGTGTGCatcag TTTCATTCTGGATAGAGAGAGCTCACTTGCGGATCCTTGTTGCATGATTCTCTCCAACATAACTAGACCTGCTAGCCACGTGGATCGAATTGTTGCGCAGATGGAAAAGGGGAACTACAGTTGGAATAAAATAGTTCATGCATTTGCATTTGCCAAGAGTTATAATAAAAAAGGAGCGAGCCTGCATTACCTGGGACCTGTTCTCAGTAATCTCAGCCAATCTGAGACGGTCAGGAG ACGATTGATGGATCAGGATAATCCTATCATTCAGAAGCTCCTACCGTTCACAGAGTACCAGGAGAGCATTGTGAGACGGGGGGGAGTTGTGGGgaccataaaaaattgttgtttcgATGATAAACATCATTTGTGGCTTCTGAGTGAGGATATCGATCTATTACCACATTTATTGTTGCCACTAGCCGGCCCTGAGGAGTTTGACGACGAAGACAATGAGAAATTACCTCTTGATCTCCAGTTTTTGGCTGAAACAAAAACTCGGGAGAGGGACCCTGACATCAG GATAATGATTTTAGAGGCTTTGTGTCAGCTGTGTGCGACCCGGGAGGCCCGCGAAGTTATCAGAGGCAAAAATGCTTACGTGATATTGAGGGAATATCATAAGTGGGAGAAGGATAAGGCGGCTCTTCTCGCCTGTGAAAATGTCATTGACATCTTGATCAG AACTGAAGACGAAATAGGACTGGAAAATTTGAAGCTCGTGGATGTACCTGAAGATTACActgagaaattcaaaaaaatggaTGAAGACTTCCTCAAGGACGATTGA